A section of the Humulus lupulus chromosome 2, drHumLupu1.1, whole genome shotgun sequence genome encodes:
- the LOC133816748 gene encoding calcium-dependent protein kinase 1-like, giving the protein MNKLKKMAIRVIAESLSEEEITGLKEMFKMIDTNSSGQITFEELKAGLKRFGANLKESEIYDLMQAADVDNSGTIDYGEFVATTLHLNKIEREDHLFAAFSYFDKDGSGYITQDELQHACEEFRVEDVRLEEMMQEVDQDNVSIS; this is encoded by the exons ATGAACAAGCTCAAGAAAATGGCTATTAGA GTAATTGCAGAGAGCTTATCTGAAGAAGAAATTACTGGCCTAAAAGAAATGTTCAAAATGATAGACACTAACAGTAGTGGTCAAATCACTTTTGAAGAACTTAAGGCTGGTTTGAAAAGATTTGGAGCTAATCTTAAGGAATCTGaaatttatgatttaatgcaaGCA GCAGATGTAGATAACAGTGGAACAATTGATTATGGAGAGTTTGTAGCAACCACTTTGCATTTAAACAAAATTGAGAGAGAAGATCATTTGTTCGCGGCATTTTCCTACTTCGATAAAGATGGAAGTGGCTACATTACTCAAGACGAGCTTCAACATGCTTGTGAGGAGTTTCGTGTAGAGGACGTCCGACTAGAAGAAATGATGCAAGAAGTTGATCAGGATAATGTGAGTATTTCTTGA